The following coding sequences lie in one Spinacia oleracea cultivar Varoflay chromosome 1, BTI_SOV_V1, whole genome shotgun sequence genomic window:
- the LOC110781646 gene encoding cysteine-rich receptor-like protein kinase 11 isoform X2, producing MFTLNVSLILVLVFSTQIISTDGDKSFNCQICEGNRTNAYSKNLNSILSVITSNTTEIDNGFYNFSLGQEPNKAYVIAICRRDLSLANCRSNIYGSASNFQEICLSSNESVGYYNSEMMFRYSYKPILDIRDSKLNCTYIGPWPAPEPYIEKLRQKSTNLLSGLIKKAAAGNSRDKSAAGSVNVSASLSVYAITMCSPDLSPSYCFTCLEGALKTLQICCSMRQGPSIYIPGCLIETENYPFLNLATWNSIPPSPLIPFTPPIPHRRRSKPGRGIYIVIGVVSVLLVTASLFLYFSRRTKQNKQEIEKNNDQVICMDFKQFDFSAVQAATHNFSNTKRLGIESSARVYKGMLPGGQEIAVKMLLKIDKDIKRKFDNEVLLLTNLQHRNLVKLLGFCVQQDLMLLIYEFLPNESLDKFLLHDTAKRANLNWETRYNVIQGIARGLSYLHDDSLLRVIHRDLKPSNILLDVDMKPKISNFIKATHVHEDQTRGASSTIKVGICLQSMGNKGNSLLNLMSLASVSCYWKSYAGK from the exons ATGTTTACTCTAAATGTTAGCTTAATTCTAGTACTTGTTTTCTCGACACAAATTATTTCTACAGATGGAGATAAAAGTTTTAACTGCCAAATTTGTGAAGGCAATCGTACAAATGCGTATAGCAAAAACCTCAACAGCATTCTTTCCGTGATAACATCCAACACTACCGAGATTGACAATGGATTCTACAACTTCTCCTTGGGGCAAGAACCAAACAAAGCTTATGTTATAGCCATATGTCGGAGGGACCTCTCATTGGCTAACTGCCGTAGTAATATTTATGGGTCAGCGAGTAATTTCCAGGAGATATGTCTTTCAAGTAATGAGTCTGTTGGATATTATAACAGTGAGATGATGTTCAGATATTCATACAAGCCTATACTAGATATCAGAGACAGCAAACTCAACTGCACATATATAGGCCCTTGGCCAGCTCCCGAGCCTTACATAGAAAAATTGAGGCAAAAATCTACAAATTTATTGAGTGGATTAATAAAAAAAGCAGCAGCAGGTAATTCGAGGGATAAATCTGCAGCTGGAAGTGTTAATGTTTCAGCTTCCCTTAGTGTATATGCAATTACAATGTGCAGTCCAGACTTATCTCCTTCATATTGCTTCACTTGTTTGGAAGGAGCTCTTAAAACTCTACAAATTTGCTGTAGTATGAGACAAGGACCCTCAATCTATATACCCGGTTGTTTGATTGAGACTGAGAATTATCCATTTCTAAATCTGGCTACTTGGAATTCCATCCCACCATCACCTCTAATACCTTTTACTCCACCTATACCTCACAGAAGAAGAAGTAAACCAG GAAGGGGCATTTATATTGTCATTGGTGTAGTGAGTGTACTATTGGTGACTGCCAGcttatttttatatttctcAAGAAGAACAAAACAGAATAAACAAGAGATTGAGA AAAACAATGATCAGGTAATATGTATGGACTTCAAGCAATTCGATTTCAGCGCAGTACAAGCAGCGACACACAACTTTTCTAATACGAAAAGGCTAGGCATAGAAAGTTCAGCAAGAGTATATAAG GGAATGCTTCCAGGTGGGCAAGAAATAGCAGTTAAGATGCTATTAAAAATTGACAAAGATATTAAACGGAAATTTGACAATGAGGTTCTTTTATTGACAAACCTACAACACAGAAACCTGGTGAAACTCCTAGGTTTTTGTGTTCAACAGGACCTCATGCTTCTAATATATGAGTTCCTGCCCAATGAAAGTCTCGATAAGTTTCTTCTACACG ATACTGCTAAGCGCGCAAATTTGAATTGGGAAACAAGATATAATGTTATACAAGGAATTGCTCGAGGCCTGAGTTACCTGCATGACGATTCTTTATTAAGGGTTATCCACCGAGATCTTAAACCAAGCAACATACTATTAGATGTTGACATGAAACCcaaaatttcaaactttatcAAGGCAACCCATGTTCATGAAGACCAAACCAGGGGAGCTAGTAGCACAATTAAAG TTGGTATATGCCTCCAGAGTATGGGCAACAAGGGCAATTCTCTGTTAAATCTGATGTCTTTAGCTTCGGTGTCTTGCTACTGGAAATCATATGCGGGCAAATGA
- the LOC110781646 gene encoding cysteine-rich receptor-like protein kinase 8 isoform X1, with product MFTLNVSLILVLVFSTQIISTDGDKSFNCQICEGNRTNAYSKNLNSILSVITSNTTEIDNGFYNFSLGQEPNKAYVIAICRRDLSLANCRSNIYGSASNFQEICLSSNESVGYYNSEMMFRYSYKPILDIRDSKLNCTYIGPWPAPEPYIEKLRQKSTNLLSGLIKKAAAGNSRDKSAAGSVNVSASLSVYAITMCSPDLSPSYCFTCLEGALKTLQICCSMRQGPSIYIPGCLIETENYPFLNLATWNSIPPSPLIPFTPPIPHRRRSKPGRGIYIVIGVVSVLLVTASLFLYFSRRTKQNKQEIEKNNDQVICMDFKQFDFSAVQAATHNFSNTKRLGIESSARVYKGMLPGGQEIAVKMLLKIDKDIKRKFDNEVLLLTNLQHRNLVKLLGFCVQQDLMLLIYEFLPNESLDKFLLHDTAKRANLNWETRYNVIQGIARGLSYLHDDSLLRVIHRDLKPSNILLDVDMKPKISNFIKATHVHEDQTRGASSTIKGTCWYMPPEYGQQGQFSVKSDVFSFGVLLLEIICGQMIGCFSEGEHGVNLLSYAWSKWSEGTALDVVDPTLDRIESHKTQMLRCIKIAMLCVQENPTHRPTIAAVIYMLNNDMITIEEPSKPAHVIYSTMTWI from the exons ATGTTTACTCTAAATGTTAGCTTAATTCTAGTACTTGTTTTCTCGACACAAATTATTTCTACAGATGGAGATAAAAGTTTTAACTGCCAAATTTGTGAAGGCAATCGTACAAATGCGTATAGCAAAAACCTCAACAGCATTCTTTCCGTGATAACATCCAACACTACCGAGATTGACAATGGATTCTACAACTTCTCCTTGGGGCAAGAACCAAACAAAGCTTATGTTATAGCCATATGTCGGAGGGACCTCTCATTGGCTAACTGCCGTAGTAATATTTATGGGTCAGCGAGTAATTTCCAGGAGATATGTCTTTCAAGTAATGAGTCTGTTGGATATTATAACAGTGAGATGATGTTCAGATATTCATACAAGCCTATACTAGATATCAGAGACAGCAAACTCAACTGCACATATATAGGCCCTTGGCCAGCTCCCGAGCCTTACATAGAAAAATTGAGGCAAAAATCTACAAATTTATTGAGTGGATTAATAAAAAAAGCAGCAGCAGGTAATTCGAGGGATAAATCTGCAGCTGGAAGTGTTAATGTTTCAGCTTCCCTTAGTGTATATGCAATTACAATGTGCAGTCCAGACTTATCTCCTTCATATTGCTTCACTTGTTTGGAAGGAGCTCTTAAAACTCTACAAATTTGCTGTAGTATGAGACAAGGACCCTCAATCTATATACCCGGTTGTTTGATTGAGACTGAGAATTATCCATTTCTAAATCTGGCTACTTGGAATTCCATCCCACCATCACCTCTAATACCTTTTACTCCACCTATACCTCACAGAAGAAGAAGTAAACCAG GAAGGGGCATTTATATTGTCATTGGTGTAGTGAGTGTACTATTGGTGACTGCCAGcttatttttatatttctcAAGAAGAACAAAACAGAATAAACAAGAGATTGAGA AAAACAATGATCAGGTAATATGTATGGACTTCAAGCAATTCGATTTCAGCGCAGTACAAGCAGCGACACACAACTTTTCTAATACGAAAAGGCTAGGCATAGAAAGTTCAGCAAGAGTATATAAG GGAATGCTTCCAGGTGGGCAAGAAATAGCAGTTAAGATGCTATTAAAAATTGACAAAGATATTAAACGGAAATTTGACAATGAGGTTCTTTTATTGACAAACCTACAACACAGAAACCTGGTGAAACTCCTAGGTTTTTGTGTTCAACAGGACCTCATGCTTCTAATATATGAGTTCCTGCCCAATGAAAGTCTCGATAAGTTTCTTCTACACG ATACTGCTAAGCGCGCAAATTTGAATTGGGAAACAAGATATAATGTTATACAAGGAATTGCTCGAGGCCTGAGTTACCTGCATGACGATTCTTTATTAAGGGTTATCCACCGAGATCTTAAACCAAGCAACATACTATTAGATGTTGACATGAAACCcaaaatttcaaactttatcAAGGCAACCCATGTTCATGAAGACCAAACCAGGGGAGCTAGTAGCACAATTAAAGGTACTTG TTGGTATATGCCTCCAGAGTATGGGCAACAAGGGCAATTCTCTGTTAAATCTGATGTCTTTAGCTTCGGTGTCTTGCTACTGGAAATCATATGCGGGCAAATGATTGGTTGCTTTTCAGAGGGAGAACATGGCGTGAATCTTCTAAGCTAT GCGTGGAGCAAGTGGTCTGAGGGTACAGCCTTGGATGTGGTAGATCCTACACTGGATAGAATAGAGAGTCACAAAACACAAATGTTGAGATGCATAAAGATTGCGATGTTATGTGTACAAGAGAATCCAACACACAGGCCAACTATTGCTGCTGTTATATACATGCTGAACAACGACATGATTACTATAGAAGAACCGTCAAAACCAGCTCATGTTATTTACAGTACAATGACATGGATATAA